The Megachile rotundata isolate GNS110a chromosome 11, iyMegRotu1, whole genome shotgun sequence genome includes a region encoding these proteins:
- the LOC100883316 gene encoding uncharacterized protein LOC100883316, with amino-acid sequence MKDTGKSQSKFSWRTSRCWPARMRNTLTLVLLCIGLATSDLSPYKPRGWRPNGQRFNPANNRLHAYYGPPGLPAYEPPSSTSHPPIFTTTPPPTTTTTTMKTTMTPRTREPTTPSSNPEEDFDSNPALAIANSFAFNRPVYIYNAFPFLPGQVLLK; translated from the exons ATGAAAGACACTGGCAAAAGCCAGTCAAAATTTTCGTGGCGGACCTCACGGTGCTGGCCTGCAAGAATGAGGAACACG CTGACCCTCGTGCTTCTCTGTATCGGACTAGCAACATCAGATTTATCGCCATATAAACCAAGGGGATGGCGTCCTAATGGTCAACGCTTTAATCCCGCCAACAATCGATTGCATGCGTATTACGGGCCCCCTGGATTACCAGCCTATGAACCTCCAAGCTCGACAAGCCACCCCCCAATTTTCACCACTACTCCACCGCCGACAACTACGACGACAACGATGAAAACCACAATGACCCCACGCACCAGGGAGCCCACAACACCCTCGAGCAACCCTGAAGAAGACTTCGACTCCAATCCGGCATTGGCGATCGCCAATTCGTTCGCTTTCAATCGACCGGTTTACATTTACAACGCCTTCCCCTTTCTCCCGGGACAGGTTCTGCTCAAATGA